In the Bacillus amyloliquefaciens DSM 7 = ATCC 23350 genome, ACTGCGGAAATCTTCGTCACACCCCTGTCGATTTGCGTAAACACAGCCGACCTGACGGCTTCTTCATGCTGCGTAATGATTAAAGCCATTTTGGAACGGTTGAACCCGACCTGTACGACATCAATCGTTTTGCTTGAAATAAATACCCCGAGCATCGCATACAGTCCCTGTTCCACTCCGAAAACGAGCATCGCGCTCAGCACAATTAATCCGTCCATGATGGCAAGACACGTCCCTAACGAAAGCCCCGTGTATTTGTGAATGATCTGCGCCGCCAGAGCCGTTCCTCCCGTGGAGCCTTTGCCGAGATAAACGATGCCGATCCCCGTACCGATCCCCACGCCTCCGAAAATCGCCGCCAGCAATTCATGGGTCGTCGCGGCAGGGAGATCTCTTGTTAAAAAGACGGCAAGCGGCAGAACGATGGAACCGACAAGCGTCTTCATTCCGAATTTCCCGCCGAGAATGATCACTCCAGCGATAAACAAAGGAATGTTAATAATCCACTGCACGTAAGCCGGTTCAAAACCAAATGTTTCTAAAATGGTGCTGATTCCGCTTACTCCTCCCGCTGCTATACGGTTCGGCAGCAAAAATACGTTAAACACGACCCCTGTAATCGCCGCGCCGATCATGATATATATGTAATCTTTGATCAGACGGAGCGGTTTATTGTGATTCACATCCATGCAAAATCCTCCGTTCTCCGATTTTCTCTCGATAGCATTTTAAGTCTTCCCGGCTTAGAAGTAAATAACAGCCAAATACCGTATTAATTTGCTAAAGCGCTATTGTGAAAAACGGAAAAAGAGAAGCGATAAAAAAAACACACCATGCCATTGGCAGGTGTGTTCCCGGATTATGACAGTTTGGAGCGTAAATAGGCATCAATGAAGATATCAATATCTCCGTCCATGACCGCCTGCACGTTCCCCATTTCCGTATTTGTCCGGTGATCTTTCACCATGGAGTACGGATGGAATACGTACGAGCGGATTTGGCTGCCCCAGCCAATTTCTTTCTGTTCGCCGCGGATTTCGTCAAGCTCCGCCTGCTGTTCTTCAATTCTGCGCTGATACAGCTTCGCTTTGAGCATTTTCATCGCTCTGTCGCGGTTTTTGATTTGTGAACGTTCCGTCTGGCATGTGACGACTACATTTGTCGGCAGGTGGGTGATCCGAACGGCTGAATCAGTCGTATTGACATGCTGTCCGCCGGCGCCGCTTGCCCGGTACGTATCAACTTTAATGTCTTCGGTCCGGATTTCGATATCGATTTCTTCATTGAATTCAGGCATGACTTCACATGACACGAATGACGTGTGACGGCGGCCTGATGAATCAAATGGAGAAATCCGCACGAGACGGTGTACGCCTTTTTCCGCTTTTAAATAGCCGTATGCATTGTGGCCTTTAATAAGCAGTGTGACCGACTTAATTCCGGCTTCATCCCCAGGCAGATAATCAAGTGTTTCAACTTTGCATCCGCGTCTTTCCGCCCAGCGGGTATACATTCTGAGCAGCATGGAACCCCAGTCTTGGGATTCCGTACCGCCGGCTCCCGGGTGAAGCTCTAAAATCGCGTTATTTTTGTCATATGGTTCACTGAGCAGCAGCTGAAGCTCAAATTCATTCAATTCCTTCGTTAATGACTTCAGCTCTTTCTCAAGCTCTTGCTGAAGTTCCTGATCAGGTTCTTCTTTTAAAAGCTCATATGTCATTTGCAGCTCTTCGTGAGACTCGCTCAGCTGATGATAGGAGTTCACGTAGTCTTTCAGACCGTTCGCTTCGTTGATGACGGTTTGGGCCTTCTGCTGGTCATTCCAGAATTCCGGTTCCGCCATCTGTTCATCTAATTCTGCAATGCGGGCTTCCTTTGATTCGAGGTCAAAGAGACCCCCTGAAGTCCGCTAAACGAGAAGCCATATTTTCGAGCTCTGCCCTGATTTCTGATAATTCCATTCCATTCACCTCATTAAAAGATCCGGGGCGTCATAAGACGCAGACCCGGTCATGTTCGCTTCCTGCAGTCGTGACTATTCTGTCCGGCCGCAGCAATTTTTATATTTTTTTCCGCTTCCGCAATGGCAAGGCGCGTTGCGTCCGATATCCACGACTTTGCGCACCGGCGCTTTTTTCGCTTGTTTGGCTTCATCGCCGTCCTGCTGCTGATGAGCCGTCGTTTGGCCCTGAACAACTTCTTCGCGTTCCAGATTGCTTTCAATCTCGGCCTTCATGACGAATTTTGCGACCTCGTCCTCAATGGACTCAATCATGTGCTCAAACATTGCGAAACCTTCCATTTGGTATTCACGCAGCGGATTTGTCTGCGCATAAGCGCGAAGGTGAATCCCTTGACGCAGCTGATCCATCGCATCAATATGATCCATCCATTTTGAATCGACGGCACGCAATACGATTACTTTTTCAAATTCACGCATCTGCTCTGCGCCGAAATTCTCTTCTTTTTCATTATATTTCGTCATGATGCGGTCCATGATCATCTCATGCATTTCATCAGGTTCTTTTCCGAAGATATCGCTCTTTTCAAGCGCGCCTTCATCAAGATACGTTGTATTGACCAGCTCCACGAGTCCGTCAAGATTCCATTCTTCCGGAAGCTCCTCGCTCGGTGTATAAGCGGCAATCGCACGCTCCAGAGAAGACTTGATCATGCCTTCCACAATGTCACGCAGGTTTTCAGAATCAATGACTTCAAAACGCTGCTTGTAAATGACTTCGCGCTGCTGACGGAGCACGTCGTCATATTGAAGAAGCTGTTTACGTGAATCGAAGTTGTTTCCTTCAACGCGTTTTTGAGACGATTCCACGGCGCGTGACACCATTTTGCTCTGGATCGGCGTGGTGTCATCCATACCAAACCGGTCAAGCATCGCCATCGTCCGTTCAGCTCCGAAACGGCGCATCAATTCATCTTCCATTGAAAGATAAAATTGTGTGATGCCCGGGTCTCCCTGACGTCCTGAACGTCCGCGGAGCTGGTTGTCAATCCGGCGGGATTCGTGGCGTTCCGTACCGACGACTGCAAGGCCGCCAAGCTCTTTTACGCCTTCGCCGAGTTTAATGTCGGTTCCGCGTCCTGCCATGTTGGTCGCAATCGTGACAGCGCCTTTTTGTCCCGCTTCTTCAATGATCTGAGCTTCACGCTCATGGTTTTTCGCGTTCAGCACCTGATGCGGAATTCCTTTGTTTTTCAGAAGTTTTGAAATCAATTCAGACGTTTCAACGGCAACCGTACCGACAAGAACCGGCTGTCCGGTCATGTAGCGCTGGGCGACATCCTCCGCCACCGCCTTGAATTTCCCTTCCATTGAGCGGTAGATCAAGTCCGGACGGTCGTCACGGATAACCGGCTGGTTGGTCGGGATGGACACAACCTGCATGTTATAAATATTGCGGAATTCTTCCTCTTCCGTTTTTGCGGTACCGGTCATACCGGCCAGCTTTTCGTACATACGGAAATAGTTTTGGAACGTAATCGTAGCCAACGTCATGCTTTCATTTTGAATCTCCAAGCCTTCTTTTGCTTCAATCGCCTGGTGAAGGCCTTCGCTGTAGCGGCGTCCTTTCATCAGACGGCCGGTGAAGGAATCAACGATGACGACCTGGCCGTCCTCAACAACATAATCCACGTCTTTCTGCATCGCTGCATGGGCTTTTAAAGCCTGGTTGATATGGTGGTTTAAGGCGACGTTTTTGACATCGAACAGGTTGTCGATGCCGAACGCTTTTTCAGCCTTCGTCATTCCTTCTTCCGTCAGCTGAACGCCCTTCGTTTTGACGTCATACGTATAATCCTGATCCTTCTTGAGTGTGCGGACAAACGCATTTGCCTGCACGTACAGTTTTGTGGACTTCTGAGCTTGTCCGGAAATAATCAATGGCGTTCTCGCTTCATCGACTAAAATGGAATCGACTTCATCAATAACGGCAAAATGAAGCGGACGCTGCACCATTTGTTCTTTATAAAGCACCATATTGTCACGCAAATAATCAAAGCCGAGTTCATTATTCGTGGAATACGTGATATCGGCTGCGTAAGCTTCGCGTTTTTCGTCTTTTGACATCGAATTCAGGTTCAGGCCGACCGTAAGCCCGAGAAACGTAAAAATTTCTCCCATTTGCTCAGCATCACGGCTTGCCAGATATTCGTTGACTGTTACGACGTGAACGCCTTTTCCCGTCAAAGCATTTAAATATACGGGAAGCGTGGACGTCAGCGTTTTCCCTTCCCCTGTTTTCATTTCGGCGATATTCCCCTCATGAAGGGCAAGGCCCCCCATCAGCTGCACTTTAAACGGGAACATGCCGGTTACGCGGCGGGAAGCTTCACGAACGACGGCAAACGCTTCGACAAGAAGGTCATCCGTCGTTTCTCCTTTTTCAAGCCGCTCTCTGAATTCTTCCGTTTTATGTTTAAGCGCATCGTCAGAGAGATTTTCATAATCTCCTTTTACAGCATCAATGTCATTTGCAATTTTTTCGTATTTGTTCAGCGCACGTTTGGTCGGATCAAACATTTTATTTAAAATCCCAAGCATCTATAACGCTCCTCTATGTTCACATGCAAATTTCGCATGGAATAAATGATAATTTTCTGTCCATGTATACCTCTCATTATCATAACATACCTTTTGTTATTTCCAAAGAATTTGCAGATAAAGATAGAGAAAAACCTTCCGCGCGTTCACGGAAGGCTGGATGGGTTTATTCAGTCGGTTCAATTAATCCGTATTTGCCGTCATTTCTGCGGTAAACGACATTTGTGAGATTCGTCTCCGCATTGGTGAATACGAAGAAATTATGTCCGAGCATATTCATTTGGAGAATCGCTTCTTCATTATCCATCGGTTTTAAATTAAAACGCTTTTGGCGGACAATTTCCGGGCTGTCATCTTCAATTTCATCCTGAACCGCTACCGTGTCAGCAGCGCTCCCGTTCTCGAAGTAATGTTTCGGCAGACCCTGCTCACGGAATTTCCGGTTGACCTTTGTTTTATGCTTTCGGATTTGACGTTCCAGCTTGTTTGTTGCGAGATCAATTGCATTGTACATATCCTCGTTATGCACTTCGGAACGAAGCGCCAGATCAGTCATCGGAATGGTGACCTCAACTTTTGATTCCTTATCATTATAGAATTTTAAGTTGACGTTCACATCGGCATTGACGCTCTGCTCGAAATATCGTTCCAGCTTGCCGATTTTTCTCTCCACATGATCCTTTAACGCAGGTGTAACCTCAATGTTTTCTCCTCTGATATTGTAGTTCATCAAAGAACGCCTCCCTTTATCTAAGGATATGTATCTATTTCTCTTTTACCCCTTCTGATCCCTGCTGAAACGTTAAAATAATGTGTAAAATCAGTGAACGATGACGAATGGTGTCGGCTTTTTATCCGGCAGCTTCCGGCAGGATTAAAGTATATGCAAAGAACGCAGGATAAAGACCTGCCGCTTGCAGCAGGTCTAATGAAGAACATACGGTTTGATGCAGTCGTGCGTCTGCTCCATCCACAGCTTATAATGCGGCAGAAAGATGGTTTTTAAAAACTCCTGAAATGGAGCGGACGGGAAATCATAATCATTTAACATGCTGAAATCCTGAAAAATCTCGTCAAATGACCGAATCGCAGTCTCCACGCATCGGCACTCAACGATAGACAAAAGAAGCGCATGAGAGGAGTCGAGATGAAAAAAAGCCTGAATCAAATCGTTGTAAATCCGTTCGCCCTCCGTCTTAAAAAAATCATCCTGCGTATCCAATAGGTAGCAAAGCCCCTCATCAATCGTAAAAAGAAGCTGGTAGTATGCTGACACCAAATGGTAATCGTTCAAACTTCTCAAAACACTCACCTATTTGCGTTTGTCGTAATAACGGCCGTCACTTGTCGTTTGATGATACGGATTAAAATACGTATTATGGTACACCCGTTTTTTCTTGAGCGTTTTTATTTCATTTCGGATGCCGTCCTGGATCCGTTTCACTTCTCCGGTAATCAGGCGGTCAAGCGCGGTCACCTGCTGAAGCAGCGTTTGTTCTTCTTCGGAAAAAGGCGGTTTTATGCCCGCAAGCATCTCTTCCCTTTTCTCCGTAAATGCCGTAACGCTGCTGATGAGACCGTCGCTTTCCGGAGCATCCTTCAGTTCGGTGTACATGTTCTTCGTTTCGTTATACAAGGAAAAGACATTGCTGTTCATCAGGCAAGGCCGCCTGTGCCATGGCTGTTTTTCCGTTCGCTCTGCATGGCCTGCTTCCACGTATCGCGAAATTCAGTAACGAGCTTTTCCGCTTCATCTAAAAATCCTTCGTTATTCTGCACGTTCGCTTCGATCAGGCGGCGGCGGATGTAATCATAGATTGATGACATCTGCTCAGAAATCTCAATCTCCCGGTTTAACGTGATGCTGAGCTCTTGAATGATGTTTTGCGCCTTTACGATATTTTCATTTTTGGCTTCAGGGTTGTTTTGCTTCATCGCCTGCCTGGCCAGCTTAATAAATCGCAGGCAGCCGTTATAAAGCATAAGGGTCAGCTCTTCCGGAGCGGCTGTAAAGACGGATGTCTGCTGATAAGCAGCAAAAGGATTATTTATTGCCATTTTTGTGAAACCTCCAAGATTATGATGTTGAAGATCCTAACATTGACGTGAGATATGAAGATTGGCTGTTCAATTTCTCCAATGCCGTATCCAACGCGCTGAACTTTTTATAATATCTCGTTTCGATGTCATCCAGCTTCGTTTTCATATTAGTAATATTTGTTTCTACTTCGTTCAGGCTTTTTCCGATGGCAAAGCTGGTTGATACCGAGCTTTCCGTGCCCGCTTGTTTTGAAATTTGAGTCTGCATTTTGTTTAATGTGTCTTTTAATCTCCGGGCAATCCCCTGCTCTTCCGGGTTTTTGGTTTTCGCTGTATCAGGGCTGTCCGCATTAAACAGCTTAGCCACGAGAGACGGATTCTCGGTAATTTTCTGCTTCAGTTTCGCTTCGTCTTTAATGACAAGCTTTCCTTGATCGGCGTAGTTATCAGACGTTTCAATTCCGAAATCCGCGAGCTGATATTTTTTCCCGTCAATCGTAACCGTTGAGTACAGATCAATCCGCATCTCCGCCAAACCGTTCTGCAGCGTGCTGTCGCTCCGTAATAAACCGCTTTTGGCTTTAGCCTCCCACTGCTCAACCTGCTTATCAGTCATCGCTTCTCTTTGATCATCAGTTAACGGCGTATAATCCCGGTATTTTGATTCCGTCACCTTCGCGTTTACGTTTTTAATTAACGTGTTATATTTATCAACAAAATCTTTAATGTTGTTAAAGATGCCGTCCGTATCAGTCGTGCTGTGAATCGTAACCGTTTTATTGCTATCCGTCACGCTGTTCAGCGTATATTTAATGCCGTTGATCGTAAAGTTATTTGACGTTTTGGTCATTTCAAGGCCGTTGAACGTAAACTTCGCGTTTTTCCCTTCGGCATTGGCCGTAAGTTCATTCGTTGTATCATCAACGGCAAAACCGAGCTGATCTTTCAGAAAGCTTTTGGTTGCGTCATCACCTGCGGCAAGGGTAAACCCTTCCCCCGTTTTATTGGAAGTGAAC is a window encoding:
- a CDS encoding YitT family protein, with product MDVNHNKPLRLIKDYIYIMIGAAITGVVFNVFLLPNRIAAGGVSGISTILETFGFEPAYVQWIINIPLFIAGVIILGGKFGMKTLVGSIVLPLAVFLTRDLPAATTHELLAAIFGGVGIGTGIGIVYLGKGSTGGTALAAQIIHKYTGLSLGTCLAIMDGLIVLSAMLVFGVEQGLYAMLGVFISSKTIDVVQVGFNRSKMALIITQHEEAVRSAVFTQIDRGVTKISAVGGYTEHDRPILMCVVGQTEFTKLKQIVKQIDESAFVIVADASEVLGEGFKRA
- the prfB gene encoding peptide chain release factor 2 (programmed frameshift), whose protein sequence is MELSEIRAELENMASRLADFRGSLDLESKEARIAELDEQMAEPEFWNDQQKAQTVINEANGLKDYVNSYHQLSESHEELQMTYELLKEEPDQELQQELEKELKSLTKELNEFELQLLLSEPYDKNNAILELHPGAGGTESQDWGSMLLRMYTRWAERRGCKVETLDYLPGDEAGIKSVTLLIKGHNAYGYLKAEKGVHRLVRISPFDSSGRRHTSFVSCEVMPEFNEEIDIEIRTEDIKVDTYRASGAGGQHVNTTDSAVRITHLPTNVVVTCQTERSQIKNRDRAMKMLKAKLYQRRIEEQQAELDEIRGEQKEIGWGSQIRSYVFHPYSMVKDHRTNTEMGNVQAVMDGDIDIFIDAYLRSKLS
- the secA gene encoding preprotein translocase subunit SecA produces the protein MLGILNKMFDPTKRALNKYEKIANDIDAVKGDYENLSDDALKHKTEEFRERLEKGETTDDLLVEAFAVVREASRRVTGMFPFKVQLMGGLALHEGNIAEMKTGEGKTLTSTLPVYLNALTGKGVHVVTVNEYLASRDAEQMGEIFTFLGLTVGLNLNSMSKDEKREAYAADITYSTNNELGFDYLRDNMVLYKEQMVQRPLHFAVIDEVDSILVDEARTPLIISGQAQKSTKLYVQANAFVRTLKKDQDYTYDVKTKGVQLTEEGMTKAEKAFGIDNLFDVKNVALNHHINQALKAHAAMQKDVDYVVEDGQVVIVDSFTGRLMKGRRYSEGLHQAIEAKEGLEIQNESMTLATITFQNYFRMYEKLAGMTGTAKTEEEEFRNIYNMQVVSIPTNQPVIRDDRPDLIYRSMEGKFKAVAEDVAQRYMTGQPVLVGTVAVETSELISKLLKNKGIPHQVLNAKNHEREAQIIEEAGQKGAVTIATNMAGRGTDIKLGEGVKELGGLAVVGTERHESRRIDNQLRGRSGRQGDPGITQFYLSMEDELMRRFGAERTMAMLDRFGMDDTTPIQSKMVSRAVESSQKRVEGNNFDSRKQLLQYDDVLRQQREVIYKQRFEVIDSENLRDIVEGMIKSSLERAIAAYTPSEELPEEWNLDGLVELVNTTYLDEGALEKSDIFGKEPDEMHEMIMDRIMTKYNEKEENFGAEQMREFEKVIVLRAVDSKWMDHIDAMDQLRQGIHLRAYAQTNPLREYQMEGFAMFEHMIESIEDEVAKFVMKAEIESNLEREEVVQGQTTAHQQQDGDEAKQAKKAPVRKVVDIGRNAPCHCGSGKKYKNCCGRTE
- the hpf gene encoding ribosome hibernation-promoting factor, HPF/YfiA family, translating into MNYNIRGENIEVTPALKDHVERKIGKLERYFEQSVNADVNVNLKFYNDKESKVEVTIPMTDLALRSEVHNEDMYNAIDLATNKLERQIRKHKTKVNRKFREQGLPKHYFENGSAADTVAVQDEIEDDSPEIVRQKRFNLKPMDNEEAILQMNMLGHNFFVFTNAETNLTNVVYRRNDGKYGLIEPTE
- a CDS encoding flagellar protein FliT — translated: MNSNVFSLYNETKNMYTELKDAPESDGLISSVTAFTEKREEMLAGIKPPFSEEEQTLLQQVTALDRLITGEVKRIQDGIRNEIKTLKKKRVYHNTYFNPYHQTTSDGRYYDKRK
- the fliS gene encoding flagellar export chaperone FliS, with the translated sequence MAINNPFAAYQQTSVFTAAPEELTLMLYNGCLRFIKLARQAMKQNNPEAKNENIVKAQNIIQELSITLNREIEISEQMSSIYDYIRRRLIEANVQNNEGFLDEAEKLVTEFRDTWKQAMQSERKNSHGTGGLA
- a CDS encoding flagellar hook-associated protein 2, yielding MVTRITGLNSGLDVDSLVKKLMDAEKQPLNKLNQQKQTLEWKRDAYREMNTQITDMYSTTFNNMLMSTNWNKKTVTSSDSSVSAVAVSAEQNISTSMSVQQLATPTTYKSSGAINFTSGQSQTLKFNVTNPGDTKPTEVNVTIAATDTIDDVISKLNSSGLGMTALREKISNGTDYADTIAFTSNKTGEGFTLAAGDDATKSFLKDQLGFAVDDTTNELTANAEGKNAKFTFNGLEMTKTSNNFTINGIKYTLNSVTDSNKTVTIHSTTDTDGIFNNIKDFVDKYNTLIKNVNAKVTESKYRDYTPLTDDQREAMTDKQVEQWEAKAKSGLLRSDSTLQNGLAEMRIDLYSTVTIDGKKYQLADFGIETSDNYADQGKLVIKDEAKLKQKITENPSLVAKLFNADSPDTAKTKNPEEQGIARRLKDTLNKMQTQISKQAGTESSVSTSFAIGKSLNEVETNITNMKTKLDDIETRYYKKFSALDTALEKLNSQSSYLTSMLGSSTS